TCATCTTGAATGTTTGTATAGTTTTTACACGTTTACACACAAAAACACTCagattttttaaaataataatactccgtaatagttTAATATATATGAGTCAATGACATCAATATCAACTCATTACAAAAACAATACAGCGAATTTAACAAATCAATAAACACAACATTACTTAATACATTGTGGTCGATCAAAAAACAAAATACCCAACAAATAATGTACTACTGATACAATCAGTAACCTTCCTTGGGCAAAGATTGATATCCCGGGTTGTATATAAAAGGGTTTACCGACGACAAACAGTATCCGTTACTGTTTAGATGACGTGAAAATATAACACGCGAACCGCTAATTCCTCCATTCGTATCTTCAGGATTCTCGCAGCTTGTCCATGGAGAACTTTCAAGGAAAACCTTGCATTCTTTTATCTCCCACATATCGTCTTTTAGGAGCTTTGATGACGCTAATTTGGCTAAGTAGTAACCCTTTTCGTTTGCTGGACCGCTCGAGAAGGAAAATGGCGCGGATTCATATCCGTTTTTGTGTACAGCCAAACATGTCACTCTTGCAGTCGCTCCTATATATTCATTAAGGAAACATGGATACTGTTATGTCAAATCGATACCGTTATGTCAACATGATAATGTttcatatttttattataattgttaaatatttaagtcacCTCGATACTGTTAGTCCAATGACCATCATTGAATAAAAACATACATTTAGATTCAATCTATGACATTATGCACTCCCCTTTTAAAAGGTACTACATCAATATGCAAAACATACATGATGACATATTTTTATTGCTAACATAGTAACATATGCAAAAACATGAAAAATAGAGTATGTACCTTGAAGTGGGAGGAGTTTGCCACGGTAATTACAATAGATAACGCCTTGAACGGCTATGTTCTTCGGGTGCTCTGGCACATTAGGTAGAGCCGGCTTAGGTGTCTTTTCATAGGTGCCATATTTCTTTTCGGGTACCACTGGTTTTGTTGGTACCTTGGGATAGTTCTTTTCGTATGCACCATGTTCCTTTGGTGCCTCTGGTTTTGTTGGTAATGTAACATTAGGCTTCTTATAAGTACCATATTCTTTAATTGGTACCGCGGGCTTTGTTGGTAATGTATAACTAGGTTTCTTGTAGGTACCATATTCCTTATTTGGTACCGCCGGCTTTGTTGGCAACTTAGGAGTAGGTTTTTTGTACGATTCATATTTCTCTTTTGGTACTGTGGGTTTTGTTGGTACCTTAGCGGATGTCGGATATTGATCTGTCGGGCTAGCGGGCTTTTTTGGGAAATATCCCTCGAGCCCGTAACCACCATCTGCTGAAACGACTATTGCAATCACCGAAAACAAAAGAACAATCAAACTAAGCTTTGTTGTGTTCCCTTCCATTTTTATTGTTATGTTATGTATGTATTTAAGCTTCAAATGTTTTTTGTTGTGTTATACAATGTCTAAGACGTCCTATATATACCAACACCTTTTTCAAAGTCAatcattatttatttaaataattatttgaaagaaaaaaaacATGTAACTTTGTGGCCATGTCT
This genomic stretch from Rutidosis leptorrhynchoides isolate AG116_Rl617_1_P2 chromosome 11, CSIRO_AGI_Rlap_v1, whole genome shotgun sequence harbors:
- the LOC139877831 gene encoding uncharacterized protein, which codes for MEGNTTKLSLIVLLFSVIAIVVSADGGYGLEGYFPKKPASPTDQYPTSAKVPTKPTVPKEKYESYKKPTPKLPTKPAVPNKEYGTYKKPSYTLPTKPAVPIKEYGTYKKPNVTLPTKPEAPKEHGAYEKNYPKVPTKPVVPEKKYGTYEKTPKPALPNVPEHPKNIAVQGVIYCNYRGKLLPLQGATARVTCLAVHKNGYESAPFSFSSGPANEKGYYLAKLASSKLLKDDMWEIKECKVFLESSPWTSCENPEDTNGGISGSRVIFSRHLNSNGYCLSSVNPFIYNPGYQSLPKEGY